Proteins encoded in a region of the Micropterus dolomieu isolate WLL.071019.BEF.003 ecotype Adirondacks linkage group LG07, ASM2129224v1, whole genome shotgun sequence genome:
- the cbsb gene encoding cystathionine beta-synthase b codes for MVEDAERVGILKPGDTIIEPTSGNTGISLALIAAVKGYRCIITMPEKMSMEKVDVLRALGAEIVRTPTSAAFDSPESHIGAAWRLKNEIPNSHILDQYRNASNPLAHYDTTAEEILEQCDGKLDMFVAGAGTGGTLTGVARKLKERCPNIKIVAVDPEGSVLVESKEENKQKTSFEVEGIGYDFIPTVLDRSLVDMWYKSSDMETFTMSRKLIREEGLLCGGSSGSAMAAAMKMARQLEEGQRCVVILADSVRNYISKFLSDKWMCEKGFLNLEAPMDPKPWWWNMTVQCLKLPAPLTVLPSVSCQKTIRILKEKAFDQAPVVDESGVILGMVTLGTILSSVSAGKVKPSDAVIKVLCKHFNQVHLTDNLGNLSRVLETDHFALVVHDHTQYKADGSACQRRMVFGVVTTTDLLNYITTDERLDRLSSECSLSDKMSLSPISV; via the exons ATGGTGGAAGATGCTGAGAGAGTCGGGATTCTCAAACCAGGAGACACAATCATCGAGCCCACCTCTGGCAACACAG GTATCAGCCTCGCCCTGATAGCTGCAGTGAAAGGCTACCGCTGCATTATCACCATGCCTGAGAAGATGAGCATGGAGAAG GTGGACGTGTTGAGAGCTCTTGGGGCAGAAATAGTGCGCACACCTACTTCTGCAGCTTTCGATTCACCAGAATCTCACATAGGTGCGGCTTGGCGTCTAAAGAATGAGATCCCCAACTCGCACATCCTCGACCAGTATCGTAATGCCAGCAACCCTCTGGCTCACTATGATACCACAGCTGAGGAGATACTGGAGCAGTGTGATG GTAAATTGGACATGTTTGTGGCTGGAGCCGGCACAGGTGGTACACTTACTGGTGTTGCTCGAAAGTTGAAGGAGAGGTGCCCCAATATCAAG atAGTCGCTGTGGACCCTGAGGGCTCCGTTCTGGTTGAATCAAAAGAggagaacaaacagaaaacttCTTTTGAAGTGGAGGGCATCGGATATGACTTTATCCCCACAGTGTTGGACAGATCT CTTGTTGACATGTGGTATAAATCAAGTGACATGGAGACGTTCACCATGTCACGTAAGCTGATCAGAGAGGAGGGTCTTCTGTGCG GCGGCAGCTCTGGCTCAGCCATGGCAGCAGCAATGAAGATGGCTCGGCAGCTGGAGGAGGGGCAGCGCTGTGTTGTTATCCTGGCCGACTCCGTCCGAAACTACAT ATCAAAGTTCCTGAGTGACAAGTGGATGTGTGAGAAGGGCTTCCTCAACCTGGAGGCTCCGATGGACCCCAAACCCTG gTGGTGGAACATGACTGTTCAGTGTCTGAAGCTGCCGGCCCCCCTCACTGTGTTACCATCTGTGTCCTGCCAGAAAACCATTAGGATCCTAAAGGAGAAAGCTTTCGACCAGGCCCCAGTCGTTGATGAATCAGG TGTGATCCTGGGGATGGTGACTCTGGGAACCATTCTGTCGTCTGTGTCGGCTGGAAAGGTCAAACCCTCAGATGCTGTCATCAAGGTGCTCTGCAAGCATTTCAACCAG GTGCACCTTACAGACAACCTGGGGAATCTCTCCCGTGTCCTTGAAACAGATCACTTTGCCCTGGTTGTGCATGATCACACCCAGT ATAAGGCTGATGGGTCAGCTTGCCAGAGGAGGATGGTGTTTGGCGTTGTGACAACGACTGACCTCCTCAACTACATCACCACAGATGAGAGGCTTGATCGCTTGTCCTCTGAGTGCTCGCTGTCGGACAAAATGTCTCTGTCACCAATTTCTGTGTAA